In a genomic window of Bacillota bacterium:
- the deoC gene encoding deoxyribose-phosphate aldolase — translation MHINHENLALAIDHTLLKPEATRAHITEVCAQAKQYNFKTVCINPFYVQHAYRKLSGSTTGVCTVIGFPFGATLSSIKAAEAAQAIRNGASEIDFVINIGALKDGDHKTVEADMFAVVKTVKEIDPKTVTKVILETCLLSRYEKIEACKLALNASVDFVKTSTGFSAAGAKVEDIKLLKEITGSDVGVKASGGIKDLVTALKMLEAGADRLGTSSGVEIIREAMRNDR, via the coding sequence ATGCACATCAACCACGAAAATTTAGCATTGGCCATTGACCATACACTGCTAAAACCCGAAGCAACCCGGGCGCACATAACTGAAGTGTGCGCCCAGGCCAAGCAATACAATTTTAAGACTGTATGCATAAACCCTTTTTATGTACAGCACGCTTACCGGAAACTGTCCGGTTCGACCACCGGAGTCTGCACAGTTATAGGTTTTCCCTTCGGGGCAACCCTTAGCAGCATTAAGGCTGCCGAGGCAGCACAGGCAATACGGAACGGGGCATCGGAAATAGATTTTGTGATTAACATCGGGGCATTAAAAGATGGAGACCACAAAACAGTGGAAGCCGATATGTTTGCAGTTGTAAAAACCGTTAAAGAAATTGACCCTAAAACAGTAACCAAGGTTATCCTGGAGACCTGCCTTTTAAGCCGGTACGAAAAGATTGAGGCCTGCAAATTGGCCTTAAACGCCTCAGTTGATTTTGTGAAGACATCCACCGGTTTCTCCGCCGCCGGCGCTAAAGTGGAGGATATAAAACTGTTAAAAGAAATTACCGGCTCTGATGTAGGGGTAAAAGCCTCTGGCGGCATTAAGGACCTAGTTACTGCGCTAAAGATGCTTGAAGCAGGGGCAGACAGGCTGGGCACCAGTTCAGGAGTGGAAATAATAAGGGAGGCTATGCGAAATGACCGTTGA
- a CDS encoding D-alanine--D-alanine ligase produces MNPKIGILMGGRSAEREVSLRTGEAIYQALVSSGFTTEKIDVGFDIAEQLKEKEIELAFIALHGRFGEDGTIQGLLEMLDIPYTGSGVLASALAIDKIATKKILSHEGLPTPVFSVIEKKRYQKEGQEKITGQILAKQKLPLVVKAPTQGSSIGTSFVRDIEELKPALEEAFKFDPVALVEDMVEGTEVTASVLGNEDPVALPLIEIYSASGVYDYEAKYTVGLSDHIMPPRIPDKQQEAIKEMAVKTFKALGCRGLARVDFIVDSHGESTILEVNTIPGMTETSLYPDAARAAGISFEDLTAKLVNLAMER; encoded by the coding sequence GTGAACCCTAAAATAGGTATTTTAATGGGAGGACGGTCCGCGGAAAGGGAAGTTTCATTACGCACCGGGGAAGCAATTTACCAAGCGCTGGTGAGTAGTGGTTTTACCACGGAAAAGATTGATGTGGGTTTTGATATCGCAGAACAATTGAAAGAGAAGGAAATTGAGTTGGCGTTTATAGCCCTGCACGGACGCTTCGGTGAAGACGGTACCATACAAGGGCTTTTGGAAATGTTGGATATTCCTTATACCGGTTCCGGGGTTTTAGCCAGCGCCCTTGCCATTGACAAGATCGCCACTAAGAAAATACTTTCCCACGAAGGATTACCAACACCCGTTTTCTCAGTTATCGAAAAGAAACGCTACCAAAAGGAAGGGCAGGAAAAGATAACCGGGCAAATACTTGCCAAACAAAAACTGCCACTGGTGGTCAAAGCCCCTACTCAAGGTTCCTCCATCGGCACGTCATTCGTCCGTGACATAGAAGAACTTAAGCCCGCTTTAGAGGAAGCCTTTAAATTTGACCCCGTTGCTTTGGTGGAAGACATGGTAGAGGGTACAGAAGTTACGGCCTCTGTCCTAGGCAATGAGGACCCTGTTGCTCTTCCCTTGATAGAAATATATTCCGCTTCAGGCGTATATGATTATGAAGCCAAATATACCGTAGGACTTAGCGACCATATCATGCCACCGCGTATACCCGATAAGCAACAGGAAGCTATCAAAGAGATGGCGGTAAAGACCTTTAAAGCACTTGGTTGCCGTGGCCTGGCCCGGGTAGATTTTATAGTTGACAGCCATGGGGAATCAACAATCTTAGAGGTTAATACCATTCCGGGAATGACGGAAACAAGTCTATACCCTGATGCTGCCAGGGCAGCGGGTATATCTTTTGAAGATTTAACTGCAAAGCTTGTCAATCTTGCTATGGAGCGATAA